In Symmachiella dynata, the following are encoded in one genomic region:
- a CDS encoding AraC family transcriptional regulator, with translation MPVVKTTGLQSLSTESTAQARRPFSDPLTALLRVIEVQCSSLKLLSLTADEAAHHALCGPAFYWVLSEPSPVSVSVADTSAIVEQGDLFIVTASGPYPLAFHQPPTPGHLQPTSQWIAAELTFGRNDVESLVSLLPPLLKVPSAMQHPALKNVLTLLRHEADVEQAGYGAIADAMVQTVFALALRHEQGINGDACETLFQTPVEIGIVSTLLMMRNHLDSQWTVDQLADLAGMSRSRYAVRFTEFVRQTPMRYLFESRMSRAGDLLQQDHYGLKEIARLIGYKSTSAFSTAFKKWSGKSPQEYRKQV, from the coding sequence ATGCCTGTCGTGAAAACTACTGGGCTGCAATCCCTGTCGACAGAATCAACGGCTCAGGCGCGTCGACCATTCTCTGATCCGCTCACGGCACTCCTGCGCGTCATTGAAGTGCAGTGTTCGTCATTGAAGCTGCTATCACTCACCGCTGATGAGGCCGCTCACCATGCGCTGTGCGGGCCAGCGTTCTATTGGGTGTTGAGCGAGCCCTCGCCGGTATCTGTCAGCGTAGCCGATACCTCGGCGATTGTTGAGCAAGGCGATCTATTCATCGTCACGGCATCCGGCCCCTATCCGTTGGCATTTCACCAACCGCCGACGCCTGGTCATCTTCAACCAACATCGCAATGGATTGCCGCGGAGCTGACGTTTGGGAGAAATGATGTCGAGTCGCTCGTCAGTCTATTGCCCCCACTTCTGAAAGTGCCGTCAGCGATGCAACACCCGGCATTAAAGAATGTGTTGACGCTGTTAAGACACGAGGCCGATGTCGAACAGGCGGGATATGGAGCCATTGCTGATGCGATGGTGCAAACTGTTTTCGCGCTCGCTCTACGACACGAGCAGGGAATCAACGGCGACGCATGTGAAACGTTGTTCCAGACTCCCGTAGAAATCGGAATTGTGAGCACGCTGCTGATGATGCGCAACCATCTCGATTCGCAGTGGACCGTCGATCAGCTTGCCGATTTGGCCGGTATGTCCCGTTCACGCTACGCTGTGCGGTTTACCGAATTCGTTCGGCAGACCCCAATGCGGTACCTTTTTGAATCACGCATGTCCCGCGCCGGTGATCTTCTGCAACAAGACCATTACGGGCTGAAAGAAATCGCTCGGTTGATCGGTTACAAATCAACCTCGGCCTTCAGTACCGCCTTTAAGAAGTGGTCCGGAAAGTCGCCTCAGGAGTACCGCAAGCAGGTCTGA
- a CDS encoding right-handed parallel beta-helix repeat-containing protein: protein MAPIKRIDQIKRRDNSTNLRLIRTCGLLGLFAVPFLLLHTFAMIAQAEDDFQGVTGRLRHIAFPTFGRDESLSSLEVMPYMISEDYMFFGDARFNMDNDTRFTGNGGIGYREWIPAWNRLLGASVWYDYDDSSGSSFQGTGLSLESYGSIWDFRSNIYIPVGDTTQNSVNGLSNFRFVGNEIVFDRLRIIADAQPGFDMELGGLVPSQFASDHNLRVFGGFYQFFGNQTPDITGFKTRIQGNITETITTQVELTDDDTFGTNVTLAVSIGLGGPAHGVDDSDGKLQQMSRYVNRNYNIIVSKQQDNLYNIPVINPSNGTPYIIRHVETSATGSGSGTLDDPYQSISAAQAVDGDVIYVHSGSVIESAVVLNPDDRVLGEGVEHYLATENYGDVMLPSATAGTTVPVLRGISGNAVTLASRSEFSGFAIEETTGHGILGDDIDGATVRNVSIRSATGDGVFLADATRTVLFENMDFSEINGAAFHLNNGSADVVVDGTITNSAGRSVLIENNNGTIDLEETDIVDNGGSGILVRNNDGDIIFGDIDVRNSLASGIEIQGGEGTLEFVGETQVVNSAAAGINVNGLQGTATFTDAYIKNLNGSQGVHIQDVTGTTSFTNLDVITRDGTGLFALDGGDVQILDGTIAAEDASAVSLEDSRMDIVLTRVDSSNTSAGIRIQDSSGTFLVTGDGTDGSGGLITGTDTGLFLDGAGSVGMQSVIFDENTVGIQASETSHLIVRTSEITDSDDEGIFLQNVQEFELSNSILARNDGISLRSQFDEAGSYNYAIIENSIDDIKTTAVKFSNLASADPGTLSLSFDSNAVGAAADGTQAVDIDWNGTLNASFLANAIGGGGDGNHGIDINTTSTSNLAQVTIRQNVFGFDGENSTGLQLTTSGQLQTDIGENTIVFNAADGIGVDFNIGQSSDINIFDNVIVDNVSSGTGLLFSSINGTSDVTINNNSIQLLSGDGFVDQGIIFSTVTGDVELHGTENNIITGATTPFSAVGTTGQIFVNGVRVP from the coding sequence ATGGCGCCCATAAAACGGATTGATCAAATCAAACGCCGAGACAACAGCACCAACCTGCGGTTGATTCGCACATGCGGGTTGCTGGGATTGTTTGCTGTGCCATTCCTTCTCCTGCACACCTTTGCGATGATCGCGCAGGCTGAAGATGACTTCCAGGGAGTGACCGGTCGATTGCGGCATATCGCATTTCCGACCTTCGGACGCGATGAATCGCTCTCCAGCTTAGAAGTCATGCCCTACATGATCTCCGAAGACTATATGTTTTTTGGCGATGCACGATTCAACATGGACAACGATACCCGCTTCACCGGCAACGGCGGGATTGGCTATCGCGAATGGATCCCGGCATGGAACCGCCTGCTGGGCGCAAGCGTCTGGTATGACTACGACGATTCGTCCGGTTCATCTTTTCAAGGAACCGGGCTCTCATTGGAATCGTACGGTAGTATCTGGGACTTCCGCAGCAACATCTATATTCCTGTTGGCGACACGACCCAAAACAGCGTGAACGGCTTGTCGAACTTTCGCTTTGTTGGAAACGAAATCGTTTTTGATCGCTTGCGAATCATTGCCGACGCTCAGCCAGGATTTGATATGGAACTCGGAGGGTTGGTTCCGTCGCAGTTCGCATCGGATCATAACCTACGCGTGTTCGGGGGTTTTTATCAGTTCTTCGGCAACCAAACGCCCGACATCACCGGCTTTAAAACTCGTATCCAAGGCAACATTACTGAAACGATTACCACGCAGGTCGAACTGACCGACGACGATACATTCGGCACCAATGTCACACTCGCCGTATCCATTGGTTTGGGCGGGCCCGCACATGGTGTTGATGATTCTGATGGTAAGTTGCAACAGATGTCTCGTTACGTAAACCGCAACTACAACATCATCGTCAGCAAACAACAGGACAATCTCTATAACATTCCGGTAATCAATCCCAGCAACGGCACGCCATATATCATTCGACACGTTGAAACGTCCGCCACAGGATCCGGTTCCGGAACGCTGGACGATCCGTACCAGTCAATCTCCGCAGCCCAAGCCGTCGACGGCGACGTGATCTATGTGCATTCGGGGAGTGTGATTGAATCTGCCGTCGTGCTGAACCCCGACGACCGCGTGTTAGGGGAAGGGGTCGAACATTACTTGGCAACGGAAAACTACGGTGATGTCATGCTTCCCTCAGCCACAGCGGGAACCACAGTTCCGGTGCTTCGTGGCATTTCGGGCAATGCGGTGACCTTGGCCTCACGTTCCGAATTCTCCGGTTTTGCAATCGAAGAGACTACAGGACATGGCATCCTGGGCGACGACATCGACGGAGCGACTGTGCGCAATGTCAGCATTCGATCCGCCACCGGCGACGGTGTCTTCTTGGCCGATGCGACCAGGACCGTATTGTTTGAGAACATGGACTTCTCTGAAATAAATGGAGCGGCATTCCACCTGAACAACGGCTCAGCCGACGTGGTCGTCGATGGCACAATCACCAACTCCGCCGGTCGGTCGGTCTTGATCGAAAACAACAACGGCACCATCGATTTGGAAGAGACTGACATTGTCGACAACGGAGGATCCGGGATTCTCGTCAGAAATAATGACGGCGACATCATCTTCGGCGATATCGATGTGCGCAACAGTTTGGCCAGCGGAATTGAGATTCAAGGGGGCGAGGGGACATTGGAATTTGTCGGAGAGACTCAAGTTGTCAACTCCGCCGCAGCGGGAATCAATGTCAATGGTTTGCAAGGAACGGCAACATTCACCGATGCCTACATCAAAAACCTCAACGGCTCCCAAGGCGTACACATTCAGGACGTAACGGGGACCACGTCGTTTACCAATCTGGATGTCATCACCCGTGACGGCACCGGTTTGTTTGCCCTGGACGGTGGTGACGTGCAGATTTTGGATGGCACAATCGCGGCAGAAGATGCCTCCGCCGTTTCGCTGGAAGATTCACGCATGGACATCGTTCTCACGCGCGTCGACAGCTCCAACACCAGTGCCGGTATCCGTATCCAGGATAGTTCGGGAACCTTTCTGGTCACGGGTGATGGTACGGACGGAAGCGGAGGTTTGATCACGGGAACCGACACGGGTCTGTTCTTGGATGGGGCCGGGTCGGTGGGTATGCAGTCGGTGATCTTCGATGAGAACACCGTCGGTATCCAAGCATCAGAGACGAGTCACCTCATCGTACGAACCAGTGAGATCACCGACTCCGACGACGAGGGGATCTTCCTTCAGAACGTCCAAGAATTCGAATTAAGCAATTCCATTCTCGCCAGAAACGACGGAATCAGTCTCCGCAGTCAGTTTGATGAGGCGGGAAGCTACAACTACGCCATCATCGAAAACTCGATTGATGACATTAAAACGACCGCCGTCAAATTCTCGAACCTCGCGTCCGCCGATCCCGGGACGCTCTCGTTAAGCTTTGATTCCAATGCTGTTGGCGCGGCTGCCGATGGCACTCAAGCGGTCGACATCGATTGGAATGGCACCCTCAATGCATCATTCCTAGCGAATGCGATTGGTGGAGGCGGAGACGGTAACCATGGAATTGACATCAACACTACGTCGACATCCAATCTCGCCCAAGTCACAATCCGGCAGAACGTATTTGGATTTGACGGCGAAAACTCCACGGGTCTTCAACTGACAACTAGCGGGCAATTGCAGACAGACATCGGCGAGAACACGATTGTCTTCAATGCTGCTGATGGAATCGGAGTCGATTTCAATATTGGCCAATCGTCGGACATCAATATTTTTGACAACGTGATCGTGGATAATGTCTCAAGCGGCACGGGGCTGTTGTTCTCCTCGATCAATGGCACATCCGATGTGACGATCAACAACAATAGCATCCAACTGCTCAGCGGCGATGGATTTGTGGACCAAGGAATTATCTTCTCCACAGTCACCGGCGATGTCGAACTCCACGGGACGGAAAACAACATCATTACCGGCGCAACAACCCCGTTCTCAGCCGTCGGCACCACCGGCCAAATCTTCGTCAACGGCGTCAGGGTTCCTTGA
- a CDS encoding tyrosine-type recombinase/integrase has translation MSLTVGHDTLKCVPDWIRIREHAGVGDVTFKHARSTAGSELAAEHPLPVVQGWLGHSNPNTTSQYYVNSQDAVRAAAARRKVIGDTNGDTSQLVEQG, from the coding sequence GTGTCGCTCACAGTTGGGCACGATACGCTCAAGTGTGTCCCTGATTGGATACGCATCCGGGAGCACGCCGGTGTGGGAGATGTGACCTTCAAGCATGCAAGGTCCACCGCCGGTTCAGAACTGGCTGCTGAGCATCCTCTTCCGGTCGTCCAAGGCTGGCTAGGGCACTCAAACCCGAACACGACTTCCCAGTACTATGTCAACTCCCAAGATGCGGTACGGGCAGCGGCGGCTCGCCGGAAAGTGATCGGTGATACCAACGGTGATACCAGCCAGTTGGTGGAACAGGGTTGA
- a CDS encoding DinB family protein, producing MTAIEFIKMSLENSKNWAMGLISDMSDAPLTQPTSAGGNHPLWVLGHITCAESDLLDGFILGQPNRFPELQELFAMGTTPTPDADQYPTMDELMAKFETIRAATLAHLDTLTEADLDKPSHAPEEFGPFFGTVGACFGGMTIHSSFHAGQVADARRAAGRGPLMA from the coding sequence ATGACCGCGATCGAGTTCATCAAGATGTCGTTGGAAAACAGCAAGAATTGGGCGATGGGATTGATTAGCGATATGAGCGATGCGCCGCTCACGCAGCCGACCTCTGCGGGCGGGAATCATCCGCTCTGGGTTCTGGGGCATATCACCTGCGCCGAAAGCGATTTGCTGGACGGCTTTATTTTGGGGCAGCCCAATCGTTTTCCGGAGTTGCAGGAATTATTCGCAATGGGCACCACTCCCACGCCTGATGCAGACCAATATCCGACGATGGACGAATTGATGGCCAAATTCGAAACGATCCGCGCCGCGACGCTGGCGCATCTCGACACGCTGACTGAAGCGGACCTCGACAAACCGAGTCACGCCCCAGAAGAATTCGGACCGTTTTTCGGAACGGTGGGAGCGTGCTTCGGGGGGATGACGATTCACTCCAGTTTTCACGCCGGCCAAGTCGCCGACGCCCGCCGAGCCGCCGGACGCGGGCCGTTGATGGCGTGA
- a CDS encoding SRPBCC family protein → MPETQDLSVDVIQTVDIHAAIGDSYQALIRRLTDENSTPDNKPLPMVLEQWPGGRWFRDLGNGQGHLWGFVQVIKPPTLIEIHGPMFMSYPVAGHIQFRLTQISGGTELYLRHRALGQVEEEHRQGVTHGWEYFANTVKQLAE, encoded by the coding sequence ATGCCTGAAACGCAAGATCTCTCAGTCGATGTGATTCAAACCGTCGACATCCACGCCGCGATCGGCGACTCCTACCAAGCATTGATCCGTCGACTGACCGATGAAAACTCAACGCCCGACAACAAACCGTTGCCGATGGTGCTCGAACAATGGCCGGGGGGCCGCTGGTTTCGCGACTTGGGGAACGGCCAAGGGCACCTGTGGGGCTTTGTGCAGGTCATCAAGCCACCAACACTGATCGAAATCCACGGCCCGATGTTCATGTCCTATCCAGTCGCCGGGCACATCCAATTTCGACTGACACAAATTTCCGGCGGCACCGAATTGTACTTGCGGCATCGCGCATTGGGGCAGGTGGAAGAAGAACATCGCCAAGGCGTGACGCATGGCTGGGAGTATTTTGCCAACACTGTCAAACAACTTGCGGAGTGA
- a CDS encoding ArsR/SmtB family transcription factor — protein MAKNLDHIWKALSDPTRREILDLLRDGPRQTTEIVEKFPQLSRFGVMKHLDTLREAGLVHTRSEGRLRINSLNVTPIRQITERWISKYEAYWTNTLLRVKESAEASESENSESSTKRA, from the coding sequence ATGGCGAAGAACCTGGACCATATTTGGAAAGCCCTGTCGGATCCCACGCGGCGGGAAATCCTTGACTTGCTGCGAGACGGCCCTCGACAAACCACGGAAATCGTGGAAAAGTTTCCGCAGTTGTCACGCTTCGGAGTGATGAAGCATCTCGACACGCTGCGTGAAGCGGGGTTGGTGCATACACGCAGCGAAGGCCGCCTTCGCATCAATTCGCTCAACGTGACCCCCATTCGGCAAATCACAGAACGCTGGATCAGCAAGTACGAGGCATACTGGACCAACACGCTGTTGCGCGTTAAGGAGTCCGCCGAAGCCAGCGAATCGGAGAACTCGGAATCATCCACCAAACGGGCTTAA
- a CDS encoding S1 family peptidase, translated as MHRKCSLLIFAWFASLLLAHVPQQGVADDTPSAAATDTEAGAAQAAPATDAAEVAEPVEVAKPAETEKPAESPYLAEGAILAVRGSSLVLTSDESAALKKGATFEVYVELPQGLGTAIIAEGKIASNDEGLLIGKITSKDKTAKLSTEMKVRFRKSEAKDEAPVKADPQTPPMKKTVTAKKITTPELPATKGFQAAVDRYKRAVLLVKDSKNKSHGTAFVISKKHRLLATNAHVADIAETVVLNETRTEYKVTRRWFHPDTLRTMREDNQTVMKSQDPKVGSVDPRGTDLAILQLEKIGPDLPAEVVLADPEQAKSIVGAEIGMYGYPAYNTQAASGQFAQATFVTGTVSRLEKLNGHPEDQRVENRRRVVYSGPNYPGFSGSPIFLDNGRVVVVNHAVTNLKDGTKVAYGIRVDALWDMLGHFQLADKINNSPAEMPEPIFIENQNPQVAKLQTAIDLMNQARAHHKQGEFSECFDAMSKAEETAPWYWEIYLTRAKMVDDYVTRVKLTREDQAACYEASLSYYSKANELHLKSFNIRALPILLDFARQSINVARFRENTEVLKQAITVLEDKDVVKVAFEGKNAAYFLALRATVKKDLGTMNKDIKWFEGALADIDEAIRRQPGHEEYVKERSSIIRKAQLAGVVNSGN; from the coding sequence ATGCATCGAAAATGCAGCCTGCTGATATTCGCTTGGTTCGCGTCGCTCTTGCTGGCGCATGTCCCGCAACAAGGAGTCGCAGACGACACCCCGTCCGCGGCAGCGACTGATACCGAAGCCGGGGCCGCTCAAGCCGCACCGGCAACTGACGCGGCTGAAGTGGCCGAACCTGTCGAAGTAGCGAAACCGGCGGAAACAGAAAAACCGGCCGAGTCGCCCTATCTGGCAGAAGGCGCGATCTTAGCCGTACGCGGATCGTCATTGGTGCTCACCAGCGACGAATCAGCCGCTCTCAAAAAGGGAGCCACATTCGAGGTCTATGTCGAACTTCCCCAAGGTTTAGGGACAGCTATCATTGCCGAGGGCAAAATTGCCTCCAACGACGAAGGCTTGCTGATCGGCAAGATCACCTCGAAAGACAAAACCGCCAAACTCTCGACCGAGATGAAAGTCCGCTTCCGCAAGTCGGAGGCCAAGGACGAGGCGCCGGTCAAGGCCGATCCCCAAACGCCTCCGATGAAGAAGACCGTCACCGCTAAAAAAATCACCACACCGGAATTGCCCGCAACCAAAGGTTTCCAAGCAGCGGTGGATCGCTACAAGCGAGCGGTGTTGTTGGTCAAAGACAGCAAAAACAAATCGCACGGTACCGCTTTCGTGATTTCTAAAAAGCACCGACTGTTGGCTACCAACGCGCATGTCGCGGATATTGCCGAAACCGTGGTGTTGAACGAAACCCGCACCGAATACAAAGTGACGCGGCGCTGGTTCCATCCCGATACGTTGCGGACGATGCGTGAAGACAATCAGACCGTCATGAAATCGCAAGACCCGAAGGTGGGATCGGTGGATCCCCGCGGAACCGACTTGGCGATTTTGCAATTGGAAAAAATTGGTCCGGATCTACCGGCCGAAGTCGTCTTGGCCGATCCGGAACAAGCCAAGTCCATCGTCGGTGCTGAAATTGGAATGTATGGCTATCCGGCCTACAACACGCAAGCGGCCAGTGGGCAGTTCGCTCAAGCCACGTTCGTCACGGGAACGGTCAGCCGTCTGGAAAAACTGAATGGACACCCCGAAGACCAACGTGTGGAAAACCGACGTCGCGTGGTCTACTCCGGTCCCAACTATCCCGGTTTCAGCGGTTCCCCGATCTTTCTGGACAATGGCCGCGTGGTGGTCGTCAATCATGCTGTGACGAACCTCAAGGATGGCACCAAGGTCGCCTATGGAATCCGTGTGGATGCCCTGTGGGACATGCTGGGACATTTTCAGTTAGCCGACAAAATCAACAACTCTCCGGCCGAAATGCCTGAGCCGATTTTCATCGAGAATCAAAATCCGCAGGTGGCAAAACTGCAGACCGCGATCGATCTCATGAACCAGGCACGAGCCCATCACAAACAGGGAGAATTCTCTGAATGCTTTGACGCGATGTCCAAAGCGGAAGAAACGGCTCCATGGTACTGGGAGATTTATCTCACGCGTGCCAAAATGGTCGACGATTATGTGACCCGCGTTAAACTCACCCGTGAGGATCAGGCAGCTTGCTACGAAGCCAGTCTCAGTTACTACTCCAAGGCGAATGAGTTGCATTTGAAGAGCTTCAACATTCGTGCGTTGCCGATTTTATTGGACTTCGCACGGCAGAGCATCAACGTCGCTCGCTTCCGCGAAAATACCGAAGTCCTCAAGCAAGCGATCACGGTTCTCGAGGACAAAGACGTCGTGAAGGTCGCCTTCGAAGGCAAAAACGCCGCTTACTTCCTGGCACTCCGTGCAACGGTCAAAAAAGACCTTGGCACGATGAACAAGGACATCAAGTGGTTCGAAGGGGCACTGGCCGACATCGACGAAGCCATCCGTCGGCAACCCGGGCATGAGGAGTATGTGAAAGAACGAAGTTCCATCATCCGCAAAGCCCAACTGGCCGGCGTTGTCAATTCGGGCAATTGA